CAAAAATACTATTCCTAGTTATTGTTTTTTCGTCTTCTTTTTCTTTCGCTCGAAACTGGCAACGCATCGAAATTCCCGGCGCTCTTTGCGGCAACGGCGAACCCTACAGCGTTTTTATAGATAAAAGAGCCGGCGACAAACTGCTGGTGGAATTCATGGGCGGCGGAGCGTGTTGGTCCGAAGGCACTTGCTATGGCAACAGTCCTTTGACGAACCTGGCTCCTCTGCCGGGAAATCCCACCACCAGTATGATGGCATCCAAGCCGAGCCCGTGGGTTGATTACACCGCTTTGTATTTCCCGTATTGTACGGGAGATGTACACGCGGGCTTTCATCAGAATTCCTATAAGCAGGGCGTACAGATTTATCATTATGGCGCGTTGAACGTGCAGAAAGCGTTACAACACCTGCAAGATTTAAATCTTATTCCGTTTCATGACGTGAATGATCTGATTGTCTGGGGATACTCCGCCGGAGCCATCGGCGCGTTCTTGCATACACAAACCCTGGCTCCTTATTTCAACACAAACACGCGCAAAACATTGATCGCAGACAGCCCGGGTTTACATTTCGGAAAAAACTTTTGGCATAAATTTACGCCAGAGCTCAGTCGCGATTTTCGTAGCAGCTTTGGCAAAATAGATTTGAATTACTCTGAAGACACCGGATTGCTGACGCCCTATATGGGCCCGGTGTTCGTGAAGTTAAGCGATTGGAAAATAGGAATCCTGCAGTCGACAAAAGATATCGTGATGTCACTGGTCTTTGGCGACATCAGTCCCGAAGATCATAAAAAACTTGTGCTGGGGCCCCAGGGTATTGCAACGGTTGCAAAAGATTATCCGAATACTTATGTGTGGATTATTGACGTGATGACGCACACGTTTTTACTGCGCTCATCCACAGTGGATCAAAAAAACTCGGCCGGGGAGAGTGCTTGGGAATTCGCTTTGCGTGTCTACGAAGGAGCCGCCGAAGCCCCGCACAGACGTCTTAAAAAGAAAACCCCCGAGCTTATCGGGGGTTTCTTGGATTGAATTGAAAACTAAGAATTATTCAGTGATTTTTTGTACGATCGCTGATTCTACTTTTGATTTCGTAAGGAACTCGTTGCGGTACGACTGCGCTTCTTTTTGTGTCGCAAACTGACCAACGCTTACGCGGTACCAAGTCTTACCTTTGATATTCGCTGGAATGTAGAAAGCGCTGTAGCCTTTGCCTTTAAGGCTGGAAGCCATTTTTTGTGCTTCCGCTTCATCCGCATAAGAAGCCACTTGTACAGTGAACTTACCTACTGCGTACTGAGCAACGTCTTTTGGTAAAGAAGAAGGCACGCGCTCATGTTGCGGAGCTGCTTTCTTTTCTACGGTTTCAGTTGCTGGCGCTTTTCCTGCTGCAATATTTTTCGCAGCTGTTGAAGGCTCTTCGTGTTGAGTTACGGGTGTGTGGCCTTGAGCACCTGATTTTGGCTTGTTAACTTCGATTTTATCTTCTGTTTTTGTTTTAGTGTCAGCAGCGACAGTTTCAGCGTGTGTTCCGTGCTCTTCTGTTTTCGCCGTTTCGCCGTGCGCTTCCGTTGTCTCGTCAGCAACGAATTCTTCCGCCAGCTTGGCGATCTCTTCATCTGTCATGGCGCCGGTTTTTTGCTCTGGTTCATGTGAAGGAACAGAAGCGACTTCGCGTTCTGCAGAGTGAGTGGATTGTGGTTCCAATGAAGACAATTGGTGTTGATTGTCACTGTACTTCTTGCCTGCAAATATCCCGATGGAAAATGACAACAAAGAGATAAAGAAAACTATTGCTAGTTTCACGCCTGCATCCGTTTTAGAACCCATTTTTTCAATCCTCATAGTTTTAAACTCGCTTGAATGCTTAGTTTAGAGCCCTTCCTTTGGCCCTTCAATCATGGTAGCTTTAAGTCGCGGAACTGGTCAATCATCTGAGAGTCCTGGCCTAAAGGAGTAGAGCGTGGAAAGTGGCGTAAAATCAATGGATTGGAAGCAGGTCTTAGGTCAAGCGATCAAAGCGGTGAGTCTCGGCAGAGAGGTCCTTCTCAATTATTTCGGTAACTTAGAACACATCGAAGAAAAATTCCAAGCAGGCTTAGTTAGTGAAGCCGATAAAGAATCAGAACGAGTCATTGCAGAGCATCTTAAGAAAAATTTTCCCACAATCGAGTTTTTAGGTGAGGAAACTTTCGCGGCGAAACACGCTCCTGGGGCGAAGGTCCAGGCGGCACCGGCGGGTCCCGAGGGTCGTTGGATTTTAGATCCTCTGGATGGAACAACGAACTACATTCATCGCTTTCCTATTTTTTGTATTAGTTTGGGTTTAGAGATCAATGGACAAATGCAATTAGCGGTCATTGATGTTCCCATGCTGAAAGAAACTTACACCGCTATTCGCGGGCAGGGCGCGTTTGTCAACGGCCGCCCTTTGCGTGTCAGCAAAACTGCAGAGCTGGGAAAAGCTCTTCTGGCGACCGGCTTTGTCGCTGAACATGAACACGTCATTTCCGAACAATTAAAAGTTTTTGGAGAAATGGTGCGCGAGTGTCGTGGTGTTCGTCGTCCTGGAGCCGCCGCCTACGATTTAGCACAAGTAGCGCGCGGAGTTTTCGATGGCTATTGGGAACGCAACATTCAGCCCTGGGATGCCGCTGCCGGAATTCTTTTAGTCGAGGAAGCGGGTGGTGTCGTCGAAACATATCGCGGTGAAAAGTATCACCCCTATAAGAATTCAATTGTAGCAGGTAACAAGGACCTTGTGCGCGAAATGCAAAAGGTCCTTCAGAATCATGTCAGTGAGGAAACTCACTAAAACTATTTTGTCATGGATTGTTGAACTTCTTGAGCTTTCGACAAGTGCTGTTGCACGTGTGTTTTTGTCTTTTCTAGGAAAGATTTGAATTCTGGATTCTTTGCCGAAGGAATGAACTTTTGTTCTAAATCGGAAAGAAGTTGCTGGTGCATCGAGATTTGATTTTCGATGTAAGCACTGTCGAAGTCCGCACCTTTTTTCTTTTTCAACTGTGACAACTGCTCTTTCGAGTCTTTCTTCAAAGTTTTTGCCATCTCGTTGGATTTCATTTTGATGTCGGCCTTTTTAAGAACAGATTTCGCTTCTTTATTGTTCGATTCATGCTCGGTTTCCATGTGTTTCGCAAAATCTTTTACTTGCGAGCTGCTTGCACGGGATTTTGCTGCTTTCGCGGCATCAATTTCTGCATCGTTGGCAGTTTTCAGGATCTCAGCAATTTCGCTTTCAGAAATCATTGAGCTCATGTCTCCACTTTTCATTTGCGTTGATGAGGGTGTCGTCGGCGTCGTTGTATCTTGAGCGAAAGAAGTTCCCGCAAAAGAAAAAGAGACAATTAATAAAGGAAGAGCAAGTAGTTTTCCATATGTCGATTTCATTGAAGACTCCTTTGAGTTTGTTTTTTGGGTAAGATTCAAAGGTCTCCTATTTTTTTACAAGTTGCTGATAAATCATTATAAACTTATAAGGCTGCGGGCTTTTCCCTTTTGATAATTTCCTTAGCCGCGCTCCATCCGCTTTCGATCGCTCCGTGCATGGTTCCTTGTTGCGAATTTTTCGCGGTTCCTTCTCCGGCCAGCCATAAAAAATCTCGAAAAGGTTTATTCCAATGCGATCGGGAACTCTGCACGCCAAGGTAACTGTAAGCCCCGAGAGCAAAAGGATCTTCACTCCAATTATGCCAGTGATGGGCGACAAGATTTTCTTTTAGAAAATCCATACTTCTTTTGCTTATTTTAGAAAGGGTTTTGAAAGCCATTTCGATAACTTTTTGTTCGGGCCAAAGGCTCATCTCCAAAGCTTTCGGCCCTCCTTGCCAGGCTACAAGAACGGGACTGCGCACAGGACTTTGCGTCCACCACGTCGGGAAATAAAACTCTGGTCCCGTATGCAGAAATGAAACCGGTTCTTTCGACAGAGTTTCCCAAAAACGTTTTTTGAAAATGAAATTGATCTTTTGTACATGTCCCATATGCAGCGTCGACAGAGCTTTCGTAAACTCCGGAATAACGGGATTCAGTTCAATGTGCGATTCCGGGTGCAGACTTTTTAATACGCCGATAGGCGCCGTCAACACCACATGGCGTGCGGTGAAGTGAACTTCCTGCCAGTTGTTTTGCACGATGACTTCCGCTTTGTCGGGCCCCCAATCGATTCTTTTCACTCGGTGTTGCAGTTTGATCTTGGCTTCGAGGCGCGCGCTGATTTTTTCGATGATTGAGGATGTTCCGTTCTGCAGACGGAATAGAAAGCGGCCATTCAAAGCACCTTCCTCTTCTTTTTCAGAAAGGGCTAAAGACTTTTCACCGATCAGATTCAAATCCGCCGCGTGAAATCCTTCGACATAAGCGGCAAAGAGCTCCTTTTTTTCGGGCAGAAGTCGCTGCCCTTCTTTCTTTAAAAATTCTTTAATGCTGCGGTCTTTGCTGGGATGGGGATTGAGTTTGGCGGTGACTTTTTCCAAAAGTCCCCAATAGTCTTTATGCGAGCGAAGACGTCCCTGGCGCAAAGACAGATGTTCGTCATTCACATCGACAAAGCTTTCTTGCTCAAGAAGTTTTAAGAGGGCAGAAGGAGCGCCGTGAATGTACTCGGCGCCGAACTCCAGAGGCGGGTGATAACTCGAAGATTCATGCTGATAGGCACGGCCGCCAAGCCGGTCCCGGGCTTCTAAAAGAATCACGTCGAAATCCGCTTCGACAAGTTTTTGTGCACAGGCGAGTCCCGCAAGACCGGCTCCGACAATGACAATTCTTTGTGATGACGAGTTCATTTTACTCGACGATGACGATGACAATGGCTTTAGAAGCTTTGGCAGGAACCTTGACGGAGGTATCCGTATTCGGAATTCCCGCAGTTTCCAAAGATTTTTTGATACGCGCATCCGAGGTGCTAATCACGTCTTTAAGAATGTTCGGCCGTTCCGCCATGCTATAAGTCGACACCTTGGCGTCCAGAGGGAAATCATTGACGAAACTTTCAATGCTTTTATTACGATTATTGGCGATGTTTCTTTCTGCGGTGGAAAGTTTTTTCGTGTGCACGGAAGGATATTCTTCGTCAGCCCAAGAGATAACCTTGATCTCCTCAATCTTGCCTTTTTTTTCGGCCTTCTTGATCAAGCTTTCAATTTCGTTTTTGGCAGTTTGCGAAAGATCGGCGGATCCCTTCTTGAATGAGAACTCGGTGACAAAAGGGGTTTCTTCTTCCGCAGCCAGCTGTTTCGACTCGATGCTGACCGTAGGAGCTTTTTTCTGAGCTTGTTTTTTCACCTCGGGCGCCTGTTCGGCAGGGCTTTCATCTTTTTTGGAAGAAGCGCAACCGACAACAACACTTAATAGAATCACTGCAAGAAGATACTTCATTGTATTTTACCTTTCTGCTTGGTCATAATGTCATAGCGATTTTCCAGACCGGGAGAGATCGGTTGTGCAAACCCATGTTCCACGGCTTCCTTAAAAGCTTTGCTGGCATTCCAATCGAATTTTCCATCTTTTACGGAAAAATCTATGATTGTGGCGACAGTATTGTCTGAGGCTCTGCGAAAAATCAGGTTGGCTGTGGCCGCCGACAGCTCAATGCCAAAATGTTTGAAACCTTGAAAGTCTTTTTCGTTTCCGACGACATCCAATTTGCTGACGAAGGGTTTCACGTACCCAACGATGACATTTTCTTCGGACTTAGCTTCGACGAAGGCATCAAGATATCCTTGCTGAAAACTGATGGGAGCCGCTCTTTGGGTGAAGGGATTTAGATTTTTCATTTCGAACTTTTGAACTTCCGCGGAAACATGCCATGGCAGAGGTTTGATGATAGTGCTGTATTCGCCAACCAATTTTAGGACGGAAGAACCTTGAACGGTTCCCCGCACGGTCGCCAGGGACCACGGATTTTCTTTATCAGGAGTTAAATTTGTCAGGCGGCCGTCAAGGTCGGAAACCCTTAAGCGCAGCTCGGGAGGCAAACCTGGAACGTCCGCAAATTGAAAATTCGAAGAACGTATATCGATCCGGTCAATTTCCAAAGGGAAAAGTTTGTCACCTAACTCTTGCGCTTCGTCTTTTGGTTTTTTTGGAGCTTTACTGGCGACGTCCATAAGTTCTTTGCTGAGCAAAAGATTGGCGCCGGTGACTACGATATCCGTTTTTATCGTGCCGCGAATGATCTCTCGCCAGGCAATCGAGACGTCGACAGCGTCGACTGTCATAAAGGGATCTTTTTGTGTTTTAATTCTGCCATCGATTTTTTCAAAGCGATAAGCGCCACGCCAAATGGCAAGATCAAGTCCGCCGATGTGAATTTGATAGCTCGGGGAAAAGTCTTCCAAAAATTTATTGATTTGGCTCAGAATAATCGGAGGCGCGGCAATGCGGATGACAATCAGAATAACGAGAATAGAAAGTAAGATCTTTCGCATGTGCGAAGGATAAGTCACCTTCGCAAAAGGAAAAGAGAATACCGCTCTAAGTGCATCATTACAGGAAACGATCTGCTAGCTGTATTTTTGCATCAGTATTGCGAACACCAGTTTTGAGGTGTAATTACTTTTGTGATTTCATTGGCCCTCATATATAAAAACTCGGAGCCAATTGCTAAGCGCAGGCGTTCTTTGCGCAGAGATTGTGGAGAGACCACAAGAATCTGTCCGTAACCTAAACCATCCGTAGCAATGATGCCTGAATTCTTTTTTAAATTCCATTTCACAGAGCGTCCCGCCAAGGGTGTTGTATCCATTTCGGTAAGAATGTTGGATATCGTGCCCACGGAGTCACGGCAAAGAAGGCGGAAGTGCACCACCGTTAAAAATTCACGATGGCAGTTTTGTGCGCGGGAAAATCCATAACCCACGTCACAAGTATTAAAAGCTTTTTCAGAGACACCCAATGTATCCGAAGCTCTCTCCATCCCGAGATGTCTTTGGATGGCTTGAACATCAATAGAGGAGACCGCTTCTTCCGGAGCCGCGGTCGGCACGACGGGAGGAATCTCCACAGTTTCATTTTTCGGAGAAGTGCTGCACGCCGCAAGGAAGAGTACGAAGAGAGTAAATATATAAAGTCTCATTCGATTATTTTCTCACGGAAGAAGTGTGCAAATCAATGTCCAGAAGTTAGACGAAAAAGAGAGCATTCCTGCTCCCTTTTTCATCATCTCATCAGTGATGAGTGAATTTGCTTTTGAATTGATCGTATTTCTTTTCGATCGTGTCGCTGAACTTAGCCATAAAACCTTTTGCAGTGGCATCATCAATATGAAGGCTGTCCATTACTTGATGTACCTTTTGATTGCATTCTTCTTTAGGAAGACCGGTTTTTTCAGATACCAGTTCCGCGAATTCATCAGGGCTTGTCATGGCTTTACGGAGTTCATCTTGCGAAAGATCGATGTTGCCGAACTTTTCTTTCAATGCTCCGGAAAACTCATTGAATTTCGTTTGTAGTGCTTGAGTGTCCATAGACAACTCCTTCCTTTTTCAAGGAACCTCAGTGTGAGAGTTTGTTTTTGATTTTATCTACTTTCTCGTTAAATTTAGCGGTCACACTGCTGCCGGCGCTTTCATATTTTTTATCCATTTCGGCCAGAAATTGAGAGACTTGTTTCTCTGCTTCTTCTCTGGACAATCCGGCTTTCTGTTGCACTAGACCGCTCAGTGATTCTAAATTTCCTTTTGTTTGTTCGATATCGTCGTCGGTGAGGGCGCCCCATTTTTTGCGCAATTCACCCGAGATTTCTTTCAGCTTTCCTTGGAAGATATCCTTGTTCATGGGAACCTCCTTAGTTGAGAATACCTCTCTATAATCAGGCGCCTGTTTCGCGAAATAGTCAAATTTCCCACGCCAAAACTTTGACTCCTGTCAGGGAATTTCTGCATGGAAACATTTTCCCCCGGGGCAAAATTTGCCTGAAATCAAATATGTTGGTTCGCAGTCGCTGCGCCTCGACCACGGTCCTGTTGGCATCCGTGTTGCTTAATGTATTTTCAGGGCCACTCTGTGGTCCGTCATCATGGAGGATGAAGTGGCTGAAGAAAAAGCGGCAGCAGTGGAAGCGTCGTCAGGCCCGAGCGGGGGATCTGGACAAAAGCCTATACTCTTAATTGCCTTGGCGGTTATCAACATGCTCGTCGTCGCTGGCGTTGGGTTTATGCTTTATCAAGGACGCAAAAAGGAAGCGGCTGAACCAAAAATCGAACACGTAATTAAAGGTGAAGCGGAAGCTCAGCACAAGGAAGCCACAGAAGAAAAAGAAGTGGTGGGCAAAGTCGTGCCGCTTGAAACTTTCATTATCAATCTTGCCGGTTCTAAGGGACGTAAAGTCGCGAAAGTAAACATGGAGCTCGAAGTAAAAGGGGACCATGTTCTTGAAGAGATCGAAAAGCGCAAAGCTCAGATCCGCGATATTATTATCATTATTCTTTCTTCCAAAACGTATGAAGACGTTTCATCGCGTGAAGGTAAAGACAGTTTAAGAAATGAAATCAAGGACACGATTAACTCTTTCCTGGTTCAAGGAAAAATTTCGAACGTGTTCTTCACTGAGTTCCTTTACAACTAAGGCAGGAATATGAATCAGGTACTTTCGCAAAGCGAAGTGGATGCTCTGTTAGCGGCGGTCTCCGACGGGGACGTGTCGTCTTCGGATTCTCCCAAGGCCGAGTCCCAGAACGTAGGAAAAGTCGAAGATCGCAAGATTGTTTCTTACGATCTGACAAGCCAAGACCGTATTATTCGCGGTCGACTTCCGCAGTTGGAAGTTATTTACGAAAAATTCATGCGCGCCTTCCGCGTTTCATTGTCTTCAGCGCTTCGTAAAATCGCTTCGATCACTTTGACTTCGACGGAATTTTTGAAGTTCGGTGAGTTCATCAACACGCTTCCGATGCCAACGTGCATGAGCGTTCTGCGTTTCGGGAATCTGCGCGGTTCAGCTCTTTTCGTTATTGAAAGTAAATTGGCTTACGCATTGGTGGACAGCTTCTTCGGTGGCGCGGATCGTCCTTATACAAAAATCGACGGAAAAGACTTCACTCCGATTGAACTTTCTATCGTGCAAAAAGTCGTAGGTCTTGCGATCAATGATTTGGAAATGGCATGGGCTTCGATCGAGAAGATCGGTTGTTCTTTCGTTCGTACCGAAGTGAATCCACAGTTTGTGGGTATCGTTCCTCCGACGGACGTGGTCATTGCATCGACGTTCGACGTCGAACTTGAAAACGCGACAGGCACGATTTCGATCGTGATTCCTTATGCGACAATCGAACCGATCAAACAAAAACTCTCTACTGGTTTCCAAGTGGAGTCGGATCAAACGGATAAAAAACTTTGGACTTCGATCATTCAAGAACAGCTTCTTGAAACGGACATGGAGATCAAAGTGAATCTTGGCGAAACAGAAATCAAACTCAAAGATATGATGAATTTGAAAGTGGGCGACGTGATTCCATTGGATCAGGACGCCTCCGGTGAGTTTGACGTGAATGTTGAAGGCGTTAAAAAGTTTAAAGGTTATTACGGAATACATCATGGAACTGTGGCGGTCCAAGTTACTCGCCCGGTGCAAAAAGGGTAGGGGGATAAATGGGTGACGATACATTGGACAATTTGGCGGATCAGCTCGTAGCTGAAGCCGCGGGAATGGCGGAAAATACCAAGAAAGCATCGGCAGCAGCTCCAAGTGCGACAGATCGCAACTTGAGCTTGATCTTGGATATTCCATTAAAAGTGTCAGTGGAGTTGGGTCGCACAAAAATGCCAGTGAGCGAACTTTTGAATCTCACACAAGGCAGCGTGATCGAATTGAACAAATTGGCCGGTGAACCTATGGAAGTCTACGTGAACGACAAATTGATCGCTCGCGGTGAGGCCGTCGTGGTGAATGAAAAGTTCGGTGTGCGTTTGACGGATATCATCTCGCCAGCTGAGCGCGTAGAACAACTTAAATAAGAGGTTTAGAATGCGTTGGTTGCTTTCTTTGATCTTTGTGATTTCAGTTTCCGCTCACGCGGCGGAAGAAGCTGCAACAGTTGCAACGGCAACGGAAGTGGCTAGCGTTGAAACGGCGAATGCCGCTGCCAGCGAAAATCTTCCGATTGAAAAGAATAAACCGGATTCACGTAAAGAGTCTGAAATTCCATTGAATTTGGAAAAGGACAAGAAAGCATCTTCCGACGGCGGAAGTCTTTTTAGAATCCTTTTTACGATTTCGATTTTGGGCCTTGTCGGTACGGGCGCTTACTTTTTCCTCCGTAAGTATTCCGTTCCCAAAGCGATGAAGCACCAAACGCAAATCAAAATCTTGCAACAGCATTATTTGGGACCGAAGAAAAGTCTTGCGATCGTGCGCGTGGCCGGTGAGTCGATTCTTATCGGGGTCACTGACCATAATATTTCCATGATTAAGTCTTTGTCGCTATTGGATGACGAAGTCCCCGAAGAAGCTCCGAAGAATTTCGGCAAAGTTCTCGATTCTAAAGTTGAGTTCGACGGAGCAGAAGATGACGCTCCGGCAAAATCAAAGCGCGTTGCTAAAGAGATCGAATCCGATGACGAGTTCGCAATTAGCGGAATCAAAGACATTGTTTCTAAGCGTCTTAAAGGAATGAGGTCTCTTCAGTGAGAAAGTTTAACTGGACTCTTTGCAGTCTTCTTCTCTTACCTTTGATTCTTTTTATCAGCTCAAGTGCGTGGGCCCAAGTCACTTTGCCGACAGTGAATCTGGGTTTTAAAACGACAGACAATCCGAATGAAGTTGTTAACGCCGTAAAATTGATTTTGATCATGACGGTGCTGACTTTGGCGCCGGCGATTTTGATCATGATGACGGGTTTTACTCGCATCATTATCGTTCTTTCTTTCTTGCGCCAAGCAATGGGTGTGCAGCAAATGCCGCCAAATCAATTGCTCGTGGGTTTGGCGTTGTTCCTGACGTTCTTTGTAATGCAGCCGGCATTCAATGAAATGAACCAAAAAGGCATTCAGCCTTATATGGCGGGAAAAATTTCTCAAGAGGTGGCGATTGAAAACACATTGGCGCCTCTTCGTAAATTTATGTTCAATCAAACGCGCGATTCGGATCTTGCATTGTTCATTAAGTTGGCCAAGGTCGACAAACCGAAAACACGCGCGGATGTACCGACAATGGTGCTTGTTCCGGCATTTGTCGTTTCGGAACTGAAAACGTCGTTTCAAATCGGTTTCATTATTTTCCTTCCGTTTTTGGTTATCGACATCGTAGCGGCTTCGGTCTTGATGGCGATGGGGATGATGATGCTTCCGCCGGTAGTGATTTCGTTACCCTTTAAGATCATGCTCTTTGTCTTAGTGGATGGATGGGGGCTTCTCATCGGTTCAATGGTCAAGAGTTTCGGGTGAGGTGAAAGATGACAGAAGAATTAGTGATTCGACTTGGACAAGATGCGCTTCGTACAACAGCAATGTTGGCGGCGCCTCTTTTGATCAGCACATTAGTTGTCGGTTTGGCCGTGAGTATTTTCCAGGCTTTGACTCAAATCAACGAAGCGACTTTGACTTTTATTCCTAAGATGATCGTCGTCGCGTTGGTCTTTGTTTTGGCCGGGCCCTGGATGATGGATGTGATGAGTACTTATACTGTAAATCTTTTTGAAAATATTGCCGTGATGGTGAGGGAATAAAGTGTTGAACTGGAGTGCGATGACGGAAGCACAGATTTTGCTTTTTGCGCTGGTTCTCCTGCGCATGATTGCATTTGTCGTGTCTTCGGCTGTTTTCGGATCTCCTTTGGTGAATACGCCAATTAAGGTTCTGCTTTCCATCGTATTAAGCGTGGTCCTCTTCCCTTTAGTGAAGGTTGGCAACGTCGATTATTCTTTGATCTCTAATGAAATCATCAGCTTAGCCGTCCGTGAGTTAGTCGTCGGATTGTCGCTAGGATTTTTAACCCGTCTGTTTTTCTTTGTTGTCACAATGACAGGGGATTTGGTGTCGATGTCCGTGGGCCTCAGCGCCTCGCAAATGTACAACCCGATGTTGGGAAGTCATGGAAATACCATCGATCAATTTTACTCTACTATCGGAACTTTAGTTTTCTTAGCAATTAACGGTCACCACATGTTGATCAGTGGAATCGCGCAAAGTTATGAACTTGTGCCTGTAAGTTCTCTTGCGTTGAATGTGGGGCCTTTCGCCGAAATGGCCGTCTTTGGACAGACGGTCATGATGATGGCCATTAAAATGTGCGCACCCGTGCTCGTAGCGGTGTTGTTGGTAAATCTAGCGATGGGAATCTTGGGAAGAGCAGTTCCCCAGATCAACGTCCTGGTCACGAGTATGCCAGTCACAATCTTGTTGGGAATGACGGTGGTGTTTATCTGTCTTCCCCTGATGGTGATTGAAATGAATGGTTTAGTTGAAATCACCGCTAGCAAACTGATCGCGGTGATGAAACACTTATAGTAACAAGGCTTTTAAGTTCTAGGAAGGAACTGAATGTCTGAGGACAACGGCGAAAAAACCGAACAGGCGACGGACGCGAGACGGGAAGAGTTTCGCAAAAAAGGGAACGTCGCTCATACAAAGGAACTTGCGTCAGCAGTGCTATTGCTTGCTGCGGCTGGTGGCGTGTATGCGTTGGGCCGTTTCTTCTTCAAAAATCTCTTCGAAGTTTTTCATTATTCATTCGGAAATGACATGGTCGTATTAGTGCGTGAAGGTAATTTCACGGAAGCCTTTCGCTTCTGCGGTGAAAAAGCTTTCATTCTGATTGCGCCTGTTATGGGTATCACCGGTATTCTCGGTGCGGCCTCGTCGATCATGCAAGTCGGTTTCTTGCAAGTGGAAGACGCCCTTTCTCCTAATTTCGAAAAATTGAGCCCGGTAGAGGGCTTTAAACGTATTTTCAGTTTGCGTGCCGTTGTTGAGGCTTTGAAGTCGATTCTAAAAATGGCCGCGGTGGGAATTGTTGTTTATTTCCTTCTTCGTGGGGAAGTCAGACAAGTTCCCTACATGCTGACGTTCTCAGTAGAACAAATCATCTCTTATATCGGCACGGTTGTCGTAAAACTCTTGGGCGGCGTTGGTGCCGTCATGCTTATCATCGCGTTGGCGGATTACTTCTATCAACGTTGGGATCTTGAAAAAAAGATGATGATGACCAAACAAGAAGTCAAAGAAGAACACAAGCAGCGCGAGGGTGATCCGATGATCAAATCGCGCATTCGCCGTATTCAGCGTGAAATGGCGAGTAAGCGCATGATGTCCGAGGTTCCCAAGGCCGATGTGGTCATCACGAATCCGACACATATTGCGGTTGTTCTTAAGTATACGGACAACTTGCCGGCGCCACAGCTTATCGCGATGGGCGCGGATCACGTTGCGGAAAAAATTAAAGAGATCGCTCGCGAAAACAATATTCCTATCGTGGAAAACAAACCGTTGGCGCGAACGATCTTTAAGACAATGAAAATTGGACAAGTCATTCCTCGAGAGCTCTTCGTCGCCGTCGCCGAAGTGCTTTCGTATGTTTATCGTTTGCGTAGGAAGAAAAGATAATGGATCAATTTTTTCAGTTCATGAAAAGGTTCGAAAAG
This region of Bdellovibrio sp. 22V genomic DNA includes:
- a CDS encoding NAD(P)/FAD-dependent oxidoreductase, producing the protein MNSSSQRIVIVGAGLAGLACAQKLVEADFDVILLEARDRLGGRAYQHESSSYHPPLEFGAEYIHGAPSALLKLLEQESFVDVNDEHLSLRQGRLRSHKDYWGLLEKVTAKLNPHPSKDRSIKEFLKKEGQRLLPEKKELFAAYVEGFHAADLNLIGEKSLALSEKEEEGALNGRFLFRLQNGTSSIIEKISARLEAKIKLQHRVKRIDWGPDKAEVIVQNNWQEVHFTARHVVLTAPIGVLKSLHPESHIELNPVIPEFTKALSTLHMGHVQKINFIFKKRFWETLSKEPVSFLHTGPEFYFPTWWTQSPVRSPVLVAWQGGPKALEMSLWPEQKVIEMAFKTLSKISKRSMDFLKENLVAHHWHNWSEDPFALGAYSYLGVQSSRSHWNKPFRDFLWLAGEGTAKNSQQGTMHGAIESGWSAAKEIIKREKPAAL
- a CDS encoding CsbD family protein produces the protein MNKDIFQGKLKEISGELRKKWGALTDDDIEQTKGNLESLSGLVQQKAGLSREEAEKQVSQFLAEMDKKYESAGSSVTAKFNEKVDKIKNKLSH
- a CDS encoding DUF4142 domain-containing protein, with protein sequence MKSTYGKLLALPLLIVSFSFAGTSFAQDTTTPTTPSSTQMKSGDMSSMISESEIAEILKTANDAEIDAAKAAKSRASSSQVKDFAKHMETEHESNNKEAKSVLKKADIKMKSNEMAKTLKKDSKEQLSQLKKKKGADFDSAYIENQISMHQQLLSDLEQKFIPSAKNPEFKSFLEKTKTHVQQHLSKAQEVQQSMTK
- a CDS encoding pectin acetylesterase-family hydrolase; its protein translation is MKTKILFLVIVFSSSFSFARNWQRIEIPGALCGNGEPYSVFIDKRAGDKLLVEFMGGGACWSEGTCYGNSPLTNLAPLPGNPTTSMMASKPSPWVDYTALYFPYCTGDVHAGFHQNSYKQGVQIYHYGALNVQKALQHLQDLNLIPFHDVNDLIVWGYSAGAIGAFLHTQTLAPYFNTNTRKTLIADSPGLHFGKNFWHKFTPELSRDFRSSFGKIDLNYSEDTGLLTPYMGPVFVKLSDWKIGILQSTKDIVMSLVFGDISPEDHKKLVLGPQGIATVAKDYPNTYVWIIDVMTHTFLLRSSTVDQKNSAGESAWEFALRVYEGAAEAPHRRLKKKTPELIGGFLD
- a CDS encoding SPOR domain-containing protein, whose translation is MGSKTDAGVKLAIVFFISLLSFSIGIFAGKKYSDNQHQLSSLEPQSTHSAEREVASVPSHEPEQKTGAMTDEEIAKLAEEFVADETTEAHGETAKTEEHGTHAETVAADTKTKTEDKIEVNKPKSGAQGHTPVTQHEEPSTAAKNIAAGKAPATETVEKKAAPQHERVPSSLPKDVAQYAVGKFTVQVASYADEAEAQKMASSLKGKGYSAFYIPANIKGKTWYRVSVGQFATQKEAQSYRNEFLTKSKVESAIVQKITE
- a CDS encoding DUF748 domain-containing protein; translation: MRKILLSILVILIVIRIAAPPIILSQINKFLEDFSPSYQIHIGGLDLAIWRGAYRFEKIDGRIKTQKDPFMTVDAVDVSIAWREIIRGTIKTDIVVTGANLLLSKELMDVASKAPKKPKDEAQELGDKLFPLEIDRIDIRSSNFQFADVPGLPPELRLRVSDLDGRLTNLTPDKENPWSLATVRGTVQGSSVLKLVGEYSTIIKPLPWHVSAEVQKFEMKNLNPFTQRAAPISFQQGYLDAFVEAKSEENVIVGYVKPFVSKLDVVGNEKDFQGFKHFGIELSAATANLIFRRASDNTVATIIDFSVKDGKFDWNASKAFKEAVEHGFAQPISPGLENRYDIMTKQKGKIQ
- a CDS encoding inositol monophosphatase family protein, with the translated sequence MESGVKSMDWKQVLGQAIKAVSLGREVLLNYFGNLEHIEEKFQAGLVSEADKESERVIAEHLKKNFPTIEFLGEETFAAKHAPGAKVQAAPAGPEGRWILDPLDGTTNYIHRFPIFCISLGLEINGQMQLAVIDVPMLKETYTAIRGQGAFVNGRPLRVSKTAELGKALLATGFVAEHEHVISEQLKVFGEMVRECRGVRRPGAAAYDLAQVARGVFDGYWERNIQPWDAAAGILLVEEAGGVVETYRGEKYHPYKNSIVAGNKDLVREMQKVLQNHVSEETH